A window of Gopherus evgoodei ecotype Sinaloan lineage chromosome 13, rGopEvg1_v1.p, whole genome shotgun sequence contains these coding sequences:
- the ASCC2 gene encoding activating signal cointegrator 1 complex subunit 2 isoform X2, whose amino-acid sequence MPVLPLDELLLTETEPKTGKLRTLPALHPEMKADRSFVLYKPPPKVRDPALVEEFLERAKFIADDLNWLLALPHDKFWCQVIFDETLQKCLDSYLCHAPRKFDASFDFPPEVNDMQKCLHQSVFLTFLRMSTHKESKEHFITPSVFGEILYNNFLFDIPKILDLCVLFGKGNGTLLQKMIENIFTQQSSYFSDLNETVPTILQVFNNVLQECGLQCHGASAMPQKLEERVKVTPSAMPLQALKDIVLYLCDTCTTLWAFLDVFPLACQTFQKRDFCSRLASFYELAIPELESAIKRRTCEDKSLLADLWRRLSHSRKKLVEIFHILINQICLQPILESSYENIQPFIEEFLQIFTSVLQERRFLCDYDELFPVADDVSLLQQASSALDDTRTAYILQAVESAWEGVGRRKTPVVKSPPPPMVSDGASAMVENAAKDSEGLDDAYNLEYDCAGAAAAPTAKVSGVELDSLISQVKDLLPDLGEGFVLACLEEHSYSVEQVINNILEDRLVPSLDKLERTMPRQVKTEPTPLVTSRYNIFQDDEFDVFSRDSVDMSRVQKGKRKDKDTTQSLLNDKRLIAEQKERYSQYSVIVEEVPEQEGEAQFYRVDYEDEYDDTYDGNQVGANDADSDDELISRRPFTTPQVLRPKGQEEEEEEEEEEVEEPEKETTKDHFVQDPAVLRERAEARRMTYLARKGYKHDNTSAVVGNAKGHGQSRDTVQDRRKKEANKGARANHNRRVMADRKRNKGMIPS is encoded by the exons ATGCCAGTATTGCCCTTGGATGAACTCCTGCTGACAGAGACGGAACCaaagacagggaaactgaggactTTACCAGCATTG CATCCAGAAATGAAAGCTGATCGGTCTTTTGTGCTATATAAACCACCCCCTAAAGTCAGAGATCCTGCTCTAGTGGAGGAGTTCTTGGAACGAGCAAAGTTCATTGCAGATGATTTGAACTGGCTTTTGGCTTTGCCTCATGATAAATTTTGGTGCCAG GTCATATTTGATGAGACACTTCAGAAATGCCTCGATTCATACCTGTGCCACGCCCCTCGCAAGTTTGATGCATCATTTGATTTCCCTCCGGAGGTGAATGACATGCAGAAATGCCTTCATCAGAGTGTCTTCCTAACCTTCCTCAGAATGTCCACTCACAAGGAGTCCAAA GAACACTTCATCACACCCTCTGTTTTTGGAGAAATTCTTTACAATAACTTCCTGTTTGACATCCCTAAGATTCTGGATCTGTGTGTGCTCTTTGGGAAAGGAAATGGCACCTTACTTCAGAAGATGATTG aAAACATCTTCACTCAGCAATCCAGTTACTTCAGTGACTTGAATGAAACAGTGCCCACAATCCTCCAG GTATTCAACAACGTTCTGCAGGAGTGTGGCTTGCAATGTCATGGGGCCTCAGCCATGCCCCAGAAACTGGAAGAAAGAGTCAAAGTGACTCCTAGTGCCATGCCTCTCCAG GCATTGAAGGATATCGTGCTGTACTTGTGTGACACTTGCACTACCCTTTGGGCCTTTCTTGATGTCTTTCCCCTGGCCTGTCAGACCTTTCAAAAACGTGACTTCTGTTCCAG ACTGGCTTCATTTTATGAACTTGCAATTCCTGAACTGGAATCTGCAATTAAGAGAAGGACATGTGAGGATAAGAG CTTACTGGCTGACTTGTGGAGGAGGCTTTCTCATTCCAGGAAGAAGTTGGTGGAAATCTTTCATATTCTCATTAACCAGATCTGCCTCCAGCCCATCTTAGAAAGCAG CTATGAGAATATTCAGCCCTTTATTGAAGAGTTTCTGCAGATCTTCACCTCCGTGCTTCAGGAGAGGAG GTTTCTTTGTGACTATGATGAGCTGTTTCCTGTCGCAGATGATGTGAGTCTGCTTCAGCAGGCATCCTCTGCCTT GGATGACACCCGGACAGCATATATCCTCCAAGCAGTGGAAAGTGCCTGggaaggtgtggggaggagaaaaACACCAGTCGTTAAAAGCCCACCTCCACCAATGGTATCTGATGGAGCTTCAGCAATGGTGGAAAATGCTGCTAAGGACTCAGAAGGGCTTGATGATGCGTACAACTTGGAGTATGAT tgtgctggagcagCCGCAGCACCCACTGCCAAGGTCTCGGGGGTGGAGTTGGATTCTTTGATCTCTCAAGTTAAAGATCTGCTACCTGACCTAGGGGAGGGCTTCGTCTTGGCCTGCCTGGAGGAGCACAGCTACAGTGTAGAGCAGGTGATAAACAACATCCTGGAGGATAGGCTGGTGCCATCCCTGGACAAACTGGAGCGAACAATGCCAAG GCAGGTGAAGACAGAACCGACCCCTCTGGTGACTTCTCGATACAACATCTTCCAGGATGATGAGTTTGATGTATTCAGCAGGGACTCAGTGGACATGTCCCGGGTACAAAAAGGCAAGAG GAAGGACAAGGATACGACACAGAGTTTACTGAATGACAAGCGCCTGATAGCTGAGCAGAAGGAACGCTACAGCCAGTACAGCGTGATTGTAGAGGAGGTCCCTGAGCAGGAGGGGGAAGCCCAGTTTTATAGGGTTGACTATGAAGATGAATACGACGACACCTATGACGGCAACCAGGTGGGGGCGAACGATGCTGACTCAGACGATGAGCTGATCAGTAGGAG GCCATTTACCACCCCTCAGGTCCTGAGACCCAAAGgacaagaggaagaggaggaggaggaggaggaggaagtggaagAGCCTGAAAAGGAAACAACAAAG GACCATTTTGTGCAGGACCCAGCAGTGCTGAGGGAGAGAGCTGAAGCCAGACGGATGACTTACCTTGCAAGGAAAGG GTACAAGCATGACAACACCTCAGCTGTTGTAGGGAACGCCAAGGGGCATGGACAGAGCCGGGATACAGTCCAAGACCGAAGGAAGAAGGAAGCCAACAAAGGGGCAAGAGCTAATCATAACCGCCGAGTCATGGCTGACAGGAAACGGAACAAAGGCATGATCCCTTCCTGA
- the ASCC2 gene encoding activating signal cointegrator 1 complex subunit 2 isoform X1, with protein sequence MPVLPLDELLLTETEPKTGKLRTLPALHPEMKADRSFVLYKPPPKVRDPALVEEFLERAKFIADDLNWLLALPHDKFWCQVIFDETLQKCLDSYLCHAPRKFDASFDFPPEVNDMQKCLHQSVFLTFLRMSTHKESKEHFITPSVFGEILYNNFLFDIPKILDLCVLFGKGNGTLLQKMIENIFTQQSSYFSDLNETVPTILQVFNNVLQECGLQCHGASAMPQKLEERVKVTPSAMPLQALKDIVLYLCDTCTTLWAFLDVFPLACQTFQKRDFCSRLASFYELAIPELESAIKRRTCEDKSLLADLWRRLSHSRKKLVEIFHILINQICLQPILESSYENIQPFIEEFLQIFTSVLQERRFLCDYDELFPVADDVSLLQQASSALDDTRTAYILQAVESAWEGVGRRKTPVVKSPPPPMVSDGASAMVENAAKDSEGLDDAYNLEYDCAGAAAAPTAKVSGVELDSLISQVKDLLPDLGEGFVLACLEEHSYSVEQVINNILEDRLVPSLDKLERTMPRQVKTEPTPLVTSRYNIFQDDEFDVFSRDSVDMSRVQKGKRKDKDTTQSLLNDKRLIAEQKERYSQYSVIVEEVPEQEGEAQFYRVDYEDEYDDTYDGNQVGANDADSDDELISRRPFTTPQVLRPKGQEEEEEEEEEEVEEPEKETTKQDHFVQDPAVLRERAEARRMTYLARKGYKHDNTSAVVGNAKGHGQSRDTVQDRRKKEANKGARANHNRRVMADRKRNKGMIPS encoded by the exons ATGCCAGTATTGCCCTTGGATGAACTCCTGCTGACAGAGACGGAACCaaagacagggaaactgaggactTTACCAGCATTG CATCCAGAAATGAAAGCTGATCGGTCTTTTGTGCTATATAAACCACCCCCTAAAGTCAGAGATCCTGCTCTAGTGGAGGAGTTCTTGGAACGAGCAAAGTTCATTGCAGATGATTTGAACTGGCTTTTGGCTTTGCCTCATGATAAATTTTGGTGCCAG GTCATATTTGATGAGACACTTCAGAAATGCCTCGATTCATACCTGTGCCACGCCCCTCGCAAGTTTGATGCATCATTTGATTTCCCTCCGGAGGTGAATGACATGCAGAAATGCCTTCATCAGAGTGTCTTCCTAACCTTCCTCAGAATGTCCACTCACAAGGAGTCCAAA GAACACTTCATCACACCCTCTGTTTTTGGAGAAATTCTTTACAATAACTTCCTGTTTGACATCCCTAAGATTCTGGATCTGTGTGTGCTCTTTGGGAAAGGAAATGGCACCTTACTTCAGAAGATGATTG aAAACATCTTCACTCAGCAATCCAGTTACTTCAGTGACTTGAATGAAACAGTGCCCACAATCCTCCAG GTATTCAACAACGTTCTGCAGGAGTGTGGCTTGCAATGTCATGGGGCCTCAGCCATGCCCCAGAAACTGGAAGAAAGAGTCAAAGTGACTCCTAGTGCCATGCCTCTCCAG GCATTGAAGGATATCGTGCTGTACTTGTGTGACACTTGCACTACCCTTTGGGCCTTTCTTGATGTCTTTCCCCTGGCCTGTCAGACCTTTCAAAAACGTGACTTCTGTTCCAG ACTGGCTTCATTTTATGAACTTGCAATTCCTGAACTGGAATCTGCAATTAAGAGAAGGACATGTGAGGATAAGAG CTTACTGGCTGACTTGTGGAGGAGGCTTTCTCATTCCAGGAAGAAGTTGGTGGAAATCTTTCATATTCTCATTAACCAGATCTGCCTCCAGCCCATCTTAGAAAGCAG CTATGAGAATATTCAGCCCTTTATTGAAGAGTTTCTGCAGATCTTCACCTCCGTGCTTCAGGAGAGGAG GTTTCTTTGTGACTATGATGAGCTGTTTCCTGTCGCAGATGATGTGAGTCTGCTTCAGCAGGCATCCTCTGCCTT GGATGACACCCGGACAGCATATATCCTCCAAGCAGTGGAAAGTGCCTGggaaggtgtggggaggagaaaaACACCAGTCGTTAAAAGCCCACCTCCACCAATGGTATCTGATGGAGCTTCAGCAATGGTGGAAAATGCTGCTAAGGACTCAGAAGGGCTTGATGATGCGTACAACTTGGAGTATGAT tgtgctggagcagCCGCAGCACCCACTGCCAAGGTCTCGGGGGTGGAGTTGGATTCTTTGATCTCTCAAGTTAAAGATCTGCTACCTGACCTAGGGGAGGGCTTCGTCTTGGCCTGCCTGGAGGAGCACAGCTACAGTGTAGAGCAGGTGATAAACAACATCCTGGAGGATAGGCTGGTGCCATCCCTGGACAAACTGGAGCGAACAATGCCAAG GCAGGTGAAGACAGAACCGACCCCTCTGGTGACTTCTCGATACAACATCTTCCAGGATGATGAGTTTGATGTATTCAGCAGGGACTCAGTGGACATGTCCCGGGTACAAAAAGGCAAGAG GAAGGACAAGGATACGACACAGAGTTTACTGAATGACAAGCGCCTGATAGCTGAGCAGAAGGAACGCTACAGCCAGTACAGCGTGATTGTAGAGGAGGTCCCTGAGCAGGAGGGGGAAGCCCAGTTTTATAGGGTTGACTATGAAGATGAATACGACGACACCTATGACGGCAACCAGGTGGGGGCGAACGATGCTGACTCAGACGATGAGCTGATCAGTAGGAG GCCATTTACCACCCCTCAGGTCCTGAGACCCAAAGgacaagaggaagaggaggaggaggaggaggaggaagtggaagAGCCTGAAAAGGAAACAACAAAG CAGGACCATTTTGTGCAGGACCCAGCAGTGCTGAGGGAGAGAGCTGAAGCCAGACGGATGACTTACCTTGCAAGGAAAGG GTACAAGCATGACAACACCTCAGCTGTTGTAGGGAACGCCAAGGGGCATGGACAGAGCCGGGATACAGTCCAAGACCGAAGGAAGAAGGAAGCCAACAAAGGGGCAAGAGCTAATCATAACCGCCGAGTCATGGCTGACAGGAAACGGAACAAAGGCATGATCCCTTCCTGA